The Candidatus Woesearchaeota archaeon genome window below encodes:
- a CDS encoding helix-turn-helix domain-containing protein: MIDAAPRQPGAQEEVLEHLGLSKNEGKVYLTLLELGTCNVGKIAEKSKLYRPNIYDALERLKRKGLANYVNIENKKQYQASDPSHLMNLLEQKETLLKSIMPQLMLNHKLASQRVEVQIFEGIPAIRNMTRRFVDKKEEIVCFGIPKIVTELNGVEFHNNLHVRRIENKTKMWHIYNVDGRERAKHLATLPYTNCKVFPYNNPVNTRVCGDEVAIVNYSAEPALLILIKNEQMAKAYKDYFWLLWEQAQEP; the protein is encoded by the coding sequence ATGATTGACGCAGCACCACGGCAGCCGGGAGCGCAGGAAGAGGTTCTTGAGCATCTTGGATTAAGTAAAAATGAAGGCAAGGTCTATCTGACGTTGCTTGAACTGGGCACCTGCAACGTAGGAAAAATTGCAGAAAAAAGCAAACTCTACCGGCCCAATATTTACGACGCGCTTGAGCGGCTGAAACGGAAGGGGCTCGCCAATTATGTGAACATTGAAAACAAAAAGCAGTATCAGGCATCAGACCCGTCACATCTGATGAATCTTCTCGAACAAAAAGAAACACTACTCAAGAGCATCATGCCGCAGCTCATGCTGAACCACAAGCTCGCAAGCCAGCGGGTTGAAGTGCAGATATTTGAGGGCATTCCTGCCATCAGAAACATGACGCGCCGCTTCGTCGACAAAAAAGAAGAGATAGTATGTTTTGGCATCCCGAAAATAGTCACGGAACTTAATGGTGTTGAATTCCACAACAACTTGCACGTGCGGCGCATTGAAAACAAGACCAAGATGTGGCATATCTATAATGTTGACGGCCGTGAACGTGCAAAACATCTCGCCACGCTGCCGTACACCAACTGCAAGGTATTTCCATACAATAATCCAGTCAATACGCGTGTCTGTGGAGACGAAGTTGCCATTGTTAATTACTCGGCAGAGCCAGCACTCCTGATTCTGATAAAAAATGAGCAGATGGCAAAAGCGTACAAGGATTACTTCTGGCTGTTGTGGGAACAGGCACAAGAACCGTAA
- a CDS encoding ATP-binding protein encodes MMPDVIQIDGQALREGRKQAKSRMQLWGFTTPLQYHVGGRNTKEDLEKVVTSAEQTYGLYEAVMKTLLPLNPLGKSDEVIAKKALNLYALYVGCSEGLEALANGQDSGAHIERQASIPIGEFGFGIGKPDEYRPALDNLLKYHTKLFKTGTPALALQREFLAVMKKTIEREMQQQAYETVTGQLAGVTLAVNERMYRGFENGMQPSVEAAQSPEIVQRLSVSKNPGEIVVIGNDEALGEMSGMVKQLLLYDPASQTNVAFEGVKPVATLLFGPPGTGKTTIIKRLYAEAQTAATHKGVPVQWVNFDNSFKDMYHGNDVKNLMRRFDQLKDPRKISIGSVEDVDSVLQARSAHDASHIESQAINVFLNELDGLLTEYRGNYILIFTTNHVEKMDSALMNRITQHFEIRGPQTPVEYAQLFRYKMGDALPRVQMDKDGWQEFCRRCVEYSFSGRDIDKIAAVARKYVVNADGITPAIQTLPPNEQRTALAKMRRPVDAGYILHEVDQRHNANRHAELQKKRAATQHEYEFLEARYEAQRRFENGRGDGGNGNGVPSAYTPLSNPAAATDRTDRQTGNTRS; translated from the coding sequence ATGATGCCAGATGTGATACAAATTGACGGACAAGCGCTGCGCGAAGGCAGGAAACAGGCAAAGTCACGCATGCAGCTGTGGGGCTTTACAACACCACTACAGTATCATGTCGGTGGGAGAAACACAAAAGAAGATTTAGAAAAAGTAGTCACCAGCGCCGAACAAACATATGGGTTATATGAAGCAGTGATGAAAACACTGTTACCACTGAATCCATTGGGAAAAAGTGATGAGGTCATAGCAAAAAAAGCGCTTAATTTGTATGCATTATATGTTGGGTGCAGTGAAGGGCTCGAGGCGCTGGCGAATGGGCAGGATAGTGGCGCACATATTGAACGGCAAGCGAGTATCCCGATCGGCGAATTCGGATTTGGTATTGGAAAACCTGATGAATACCGCCCTGCGCTTGATAACCTGTTGAAGTATCACACAAAATTATTTAAAACTGGCACACCGGCACTGGCGCTGCAGAGAGAATTTTTGGCAGTGATGAAAAAAACAATTGAGCGTGAAATGCAGCAGCAGGCGTATGAAACAGTCACGGGGCAGCTTGCGGGAGTAACGCTCGCTGTTAACGAAAGAATGTACCGCGGCTTTGAAAATGGTATGCAGCCATCAGTCGAGGCAGCTCAGTCCCCTGAAATCGTTCAGCGCCTTTCGGTGAGCAAAAATCCGGGTGAAATCGTCGTCATTGGCAATGATGAGGCGCTGGGTGAGATGAGCGGGATGGTAAAACAGCTTTTGCTGTATGATCCGGCATCCCAAACAAATGTCGCATTTGAGGGAGTGAAGCCGGTTGCGACGCTGTTGTTCGGCCCGCCCGGCACGGGAAAAACAACTATCATCAAGCGGTTGTATGCTGAAGCACAGACAGCAGCTACGCATAAGGGCGTGCCTGTGCAATGGGTTAATTTTGATAACAGCTTTAAGGACATGTACCACGGCAATGATGTCAAAAATTTGATGCGGCGATTCGACCAGCTCAAGGATCCTCGAAAGATAAGCATTGGCTCGGTCGAGGATGTCGACAGCGTGCTGCAGGCGAGAAGCGCGCATGACGCGTCGCACATCGAATCGCAGGCGATTAATGTGTTTCTCAATGAGCTTGATGGGCTGCTGACGGAGTACCGCGGAAATTATATTCTGATTTTTACGACGAATCATGTTGAAAAAATGGATAGCGCGCTCATGAACAGGATAACGCAGCATTTTGAAATCCGCGGGCCGCAAACACCCGTTGAATACGCACAGTTGTTCCGGTATAAGATGGGCGATGCACTGCCGCGGGTCCAAATGGATAAAGATGGCTGGCAGGAATTTTGCAGGCGCTGCGTGGAGTACAGCTTTTCAGGCCGGGACATTGACAAAATAGCTGCGGTGGCAAGAAAGTATGTGGTTAACGCAGACGGCATAACGCCAGCGATACAAACGCTTCCACCAAATGAACAGCGCACAGCACTCGCCAAAATGCGAAGGCCGGTAGACGCAGGGTATATTTTGCACGAGGTTGATCAAAGGCATAACGCAAATAGGCATGCAGAGCTCCAAAAAAAACGCGCAGCTACCCAGCACGAGTATGAGTTTTTGGAAGCACGATATGAAGCACAGCGGCGATTTGAAAATGGAAGAGGAGATGGTGGAAATGGAAACGGAGTGCCATCCGCATACACACCGCTGTCGAACCCTGCTGCAGCGACGGATAGAACAGATAGGCAAACAGGAAATACACGATCCTGA
- a CDS encoding FAD-dependent oxidoreductase, translating to MTLIDVAIVGGGIGGLCTATALVERGYENIAVFEKERNSFEGQSGHNSGVIHSGAYYEPGSLKARLCVEGNRRMYETCARYSVAHRRTGKLVVATRTDQFGALEELSKTARENGVSGSIDGEKMRMLTADEIQEYEPNIRAKAALYVPSTGIFDAVEYCTKMKQRAEKDEKTVFYGAEVMNIEAHDNWFNLRIQYRDGTTDTVRSRFLVNAAGVHADDIGRMIHPEFPYTFVPQRGEYFSFRSGKRPELHMKGHCVYPVPLLADDGKMVSLGIHLTPTFDGDKMLVGPTATLIQDKKKDTQEFEPRSLFFERVQPFLPGLQEEDLAQDQFGITMRIFTLPYNRVTDFVIEPDHYFPHAIHMIMPSPGFTSAEPAGEYTADLVDEMNK from the coding sequence ATGACACTCATTGATGTCGCAATTGTTGGCGGAGGCATTGGTGGATTGTGCACAGCCACTGCGCTTGTCGAACGGGGATATGAAAACATCGCCGTGTTTGAAAAAGAAAGAAACAGTTTTGAAGGGCAGTCCGGCCATAATTCTGGCGTCATTCACTCTGGTGCATATTATGAACCCGGCTCACTTAAAGCACGGCTTTGCGTCGAGGGAAACCGGCGCATGTATGAAACGTGCGCACGCTATAGCGTTGCGCACCGGCGCACTGGAAAACTTGTCGTGGCGACGCGGACAGACCAGTTTGGAGCGCTTGAAGAATTGTCGAAAACCGCGCGGGAAAATGGCGTGTCCGGATCTATTGATGGAGAAAAGATGCGCATGCTAACCGCGGATGAAATACAAGAATATGAGCCAAATATTCGCGCAAAGGCAGCACTGTATGTTCCATCAACGGGAATTTTTGATGCAGTTGAATATTGCACGAAGATGAAACAGCGCGCTGAAAAAGATGAAAAGACGGTATTTTATGGAGCAGAAGTCATGAATATTGAAGCGCATGACAACTGGTTTAACCTGCGCATACAGTACCGCGATGGCACAACAGATACCGTGCGATCCCGCTTTTTAGTGAACGCCGCCGGCGTGCATGCCGACGATATTGGCCGAATGATACATCCAGAATTTCCATACACTTTCGTTCCTCAGCGTGGGGAATATTTCAGTTTCAGAAGCGGAAAGCGGCCGGAACTGCACATGAAGGGCCACTGCGTGTACCCAGTACCATTACTTGCTGACGATGGAAAAATGGTGAGCTTGGGCATTCATCTCACGCCGACGTTTGATGGCGACAAGATGTTGGTGGGGCCAACTGCGACTCTTATTCAGGACAAAAAAAAAGATACACAAGAGTTTGAGCCCCGTTCGTTGTTTTTTGAGCGGGTTCAGCCATTTTTACCCGGCCTTCAGGAAGAAGATCTTGCACAGGACCAATTTGGCATCACCATGCGCATCTTTACGCTTCCCTACAACCGCGTCACTGATTTCGTGATTGAGCCAGACCATTATTTTCCGCACGCAATCCATATGATCATGCCATCCCCGGGTTTTACATCGGCAGAGCCAGCAGGAGAATATACTGCTGATTTGGTTGATGAGATGAACAAGTAA
- a CDS encoding transglycosylase domain-containing protein, producing MNKPMHSHIADEEIAERGITETSTKKEKGLVRRVATKIGAYVLAGSIALGAALGVEQFGSPIQRYVGKIMVEHEQGILEQTNNRVAKKLDDILDQLSPVPLKTLVQQYAQERSDGTITLLDRTKTPFAERPQYQGKVVQDRTRVIWKSLDEISPYLAAATVAAEDRRFEHHGAWDPAAAISAAADIAAARVQGKKTYPRGASTIAIQLADNLLCPAWNPPYACTADNKLVHKMREWLLAAKIESVSSKKDILETYLNSAYFGYEPRSKAHLVGVEAAAQHYFGKQAVSLDAGESVLLVAMIKKPSRYGTRAYADFSQGKLSTAAVNGLVQRAQYAIESFGEMSRNGEFQQPYYAAIKQDDVQRIIAQLHYRNLPFVRPTPATPRERAYEFEDVVLQQLEKLKLPAHGDVTIETTLDPGLQDFSRDVLRRSIEKIRASGAPKPEYLNGSIVVVDTENQELLSVVGGLGIDRNDYINRALRRTSVGSGFKPFITWMYLEQGGHITDTFKDAPKVLTYQFAPGKTKTYRPGNFKGHFSYQNITLEQALAESKNTIFAEVNFNLIRDLGAEKMKHALNMLGMGLEQYWLSSVLGTEVAPLDFAGAFSIFANGGTVHLNETGMVNLDPLKKIVYHDPTTGAEKIYPETGTAYAAITPQHSETLDHALRKVVVEGTGKRADITGYDIRGKTGTGLASFMFVGYEPALDRLVLVQFSSDEPAATGRLKLTGGEWAAPAAKEIFQYMIDHQKQS from the coding sequence ATGAATAAACCAATGCACAGCCACATTGCAGACGAGGAAATAGCTGAACGCGGAATAACTGAAACTTCAACCAAAAAAGAAAAAGGGCTGGTGCGAAGAGTTGCCACAAAAATAGGCGCGTATGTTCTTGCCGGAAGCATCGCTCTCGGCGCAGCGCTGGGCGTTGAACAGTTTGGAAGCCCGATACAGCGTTATGTGGGAAAAATAATGGTGGAGCACGAACAGGGAATTCTTGAACAAACTAATAACCGTGTCGCAAAAAAACTTGACGATATACTCGACCAGCTTAGCCCAGTACCGCTCAAAACGCTTGTACAACAGTATGCGCAGGAGCGAAGTGATGGAACAATAACACTGCTCGACCGCACCAAGACACCGTTTGCTGAACGCCCGCAGTATCAGGGAAAAGTGGTGCAGGACCGCACACGCGTAATCTGGAAATCTCTCGACGAAATTTCGCCGTATCTCGCCGCTGCAACCGTCGCGGCAGAGGACCGCCGATTTGAGCATCACGGCGCATGGGACCCTGCGGCCGCAATCAGCGCAGCAGCAGACATTGCAGCAGCAAGGGTGCAAGGGAAAAAAACATACCCCCGTGGCGCAAGCACCATAGCCATCCAGCTTGCTGATAACCTGCTCTGCCCCGCATGGAATCCACCGTACGCGTGCACGGCTGATAATAAGTTGGTGCACAAAATGAGGGAATGGCTGCTTGCCGCAAAAATTGAGTCCGTGTCATCAAAAAAAGATATTCTTGAAACGTATTTGAACAGTGCTTATTTTGGGTATGAACCAAGGAGCAAAGCGCATTTGGTCGGCGTTGAAGCAGCGGCACAGCATTATTTCGGCAAACAGGCAGTATCGCTTGACGCAGGAGAATCAGTTTTGCTGGTTGCGATGATAAAAAAGCCATCGCGGTATGGCACGCGGGCGTATGCAGATTTTTCACAGGGGAAATTGTCAACGGCTGCAGTAAACGGGCTTGTGCAGCGCGCGCAGTACGCAATTGAATCATTTGGTGAGATGAGCAGAAATGGAGAATTTCAACAGCCGTACTATGCAGCGATTAAACAAGACGATGTGCAGCGCATTATCGCACAGCTTCATTATCGGAATCTGCCATTTGTGCGGCCGACGCCGGCAACGCCGCGTGAGCGCGCGTATGAATTTGAAGACGTGGTGCTTCAGCAGCTCGAAAAACTAAAATTGCCGGCGCATGGTGACGTAACTATTGAAACAACGCTTGATCCGGGGCTGCAGGATTTTTCACGCGATGTGCTGCGCCGCTCCATTGAAAAAATACGCGCAAGCGGCGCGCCAAAGCCGGAATACCTAAACGGCTCTATCGTCGTCGTTGACACCGAAAATCAAGAACTTCTTTCCGTGGTCGGCGGATTGGGCATTGACCGCAACGATTATATCAACCGCGCCCTGCGACGCACGTCGGTTGGTTCTGGCTTTAAGCCGTTCATCACGTGGATGTATCTCGAGCAGGGCGGCCACATCACGGATACGTTCAAGGATGCGCCGAAAGTGCTCACGTACCAGTTCGCGCCGGGAAAAACAAAAACGTACCGGCCGGGAAATTTCAAGGGCCACTTCAGCTACCAGAACATCACGCTTGAGCAGGCGCTTGCCGAGTCAAAAAACACGATTTTTGCCGAAGTAAATTTCAACCTGATTCGTGATCTCGGCGCAGAAAAAATGAAACACGCGCTCAATATGCTCGGCATGGGACTTGAGCAGTACTGGCTTTCGTCGGTGCTCGGCACTGAAGTTGCGCCGCTTGATTTTGCCGGCGCGTTTTCAATATTTGCCAACGGAGGGACGGTGCATTTAAACGAGACCGGCATGGTAAACCTTGACCCGCTTAAAAAAATTGTGTACCATGATCCGACAACCGGCGCTGAAAAAATATATCCTGAAACCGGCACCGCGTATGCAGCAATAACCCCACAGCATAGCGAAACGCTCGACCACGCATTGAGAAAAGTGGTAGTGGAAGGCACGGGAAAAAGAGCAGATATCACGGGGTATGACATTCGCGGCAAAACAGGCACGGGCCTCGCCAGCTTTATGTTTGTCGGATACGAGCCAGCGCTTGACCGGCTCGTGCTGGTGCAGTTCAGCTCTGACGAGCCTGCAGCAACCGGCCGGCTGAAATTAACGGGCGGTGAATGGGCTGCGCCGGCGGCAAAAGAAATATTCCAGTATATGATTGACCATCAGAAGCAGAGTTAG